The Pyrus communis chromosome 14, drPyrComm1.1, whole genome shotgun sequence sequence aaggATCATTGTAAGTTTATAACACACCAACCGTGTGTATTCAGAATTAAACTGCCGGATAGTCTAATTAAAGAGCACGAACGCGACATACTCAGCGGTTAGACAAAAGGATCCAGTCTTTCCAAATCCAATATAACAACTAAATCTCACAGCCAAAATTCCAATTTTTCTATCCGCCTGCGCATTCTCTATAATTCACCCTTGCTCCATGAAAATCAGAAGCGATCATGAACAAAACCCGCTATAAACCCGAGAAACCCAATAAAACAACCCAGATCAAATACCATCTTATCCTTTCCATCCCAAACACAACAGGATCACAATAACCACTCAAGAAAACGAAAACCCAGATACAATTCCTCACAataacaaaaacccagaaacagTTGAGCTTAATATTGAAAATCCCGAAACAGTTATAAAAAATTCACCATTTTCAAAAACGCAttgaaaggaaaacaaaaactcaataGAAAAGAAACGCACCGTACTCAGTCTCCACAGAGGCAGTGTAGAAGATTCCAGAATACACAGAACCGTCCTTGACGTGGACATCAACTGGGAGGCCAATGATGCACATGGTGGCAAAGAGCAAGGCCTCACTCagcgaagaagaagaggacgaAGAGACAGTCTCGTCGTCTGTGAAGTCTCTGTTTCTGCAAcccatttttctattttctctgTCTTTTTCCGATCCAACCCAGGAAGTTCTGGCCTTCTCCGTGTCTGGTTGCAGTCAGATTTTGGAGGTTCGATAAAGAGGGGAAGGGGAAGAGATCTGATGAAGCTGCCGCCAGGGAATTCGAAATAGGAAAATCGCTTTCTTGTGCGCTAGTGTCTCTGTTTTGTAATGATACCAAATATTTAAGAAAGGGAATTATTAGTCACACAtacaaaatttcattttacattctaaattttctatatttggaaagaaaaatatatttatgaataatgtagaatgagatttttgaagtgtcaataacacttctctttaagaaattcccttctttttcttttttatcccTCACTATCTATGCTCCcaacttttatgttttttttttcaaatgtttaattttttttaattctttttggtGTTTCTCTtaatctttaatttaaattatatattaatgaaACTCTCTTTATCAATTAAGAGAAggtgaaaatatatttttatcttctattataaaaaaataattaaggacAGTAacataatttcacaaaataaaattgtgttttattttttattttaaatcatcacttataagtgattttattatctctaatttaaaaaaataaaaataaaaaacaaacctaTCCACCTCTCTCCCCACTCTTAGACCTTCTTCAACCGAAGAATCCAGAGAGCTAGATGGTCGAAAATAGTtcaaaaaccatcttcaaccaAGGATTAGGCCAGATGGCTCGTGACCTCTacggaatctgaaagggccaaagggcaaTCGACTTTAGTGATGAATTCCAACATAATCTTTGTAACGAAAAGCTGAGATGgttgtttaccaaaaaaaaaaaaaaaaaaaaaaaactgagatgGCTTGGAAAGAATCACACCCAACCAAAATTAGATAAAAACCTAAGATTCGGTCGCTAAAATCAtacatctttttattttttattgctaAAATCACAGATCTAAATTCACGTAATATGTAAAACTCATATCCTCAGACGTCACAGAGTCATCGTCATCCAAGAGTCGAGTCCAACCACATAATAAACCAGTCTAATTTAATGTAAGGGTGATGGTGGAAATGGTGGCTGGGAATGATAACGACGAAGATGGTGGTGGCAGCCAAGGTTGGTAGGGGTGATGGTGGAAATGAGGATGGGTAGGTGTGCGATGATGGTGGTACAAATGGTGGAGCCAAAGGTGGTGATGCTGACGGGTAATTACGTCAATACAGATAATGCTATGGTGGAGTTTGGCTGGGCTTCCACATTAGTTTGCGAGAGTTTGACACTTGTATATAAAAATGACGCTGCATAAATTTAATACTTATACTACTACCGCTACACAAATGAGTTTATAACTGTAAGAGTCAAATTTTGTACGCATCAATTTATAAGTATCACATTCGAATTTCGCAGTCCAGTGTAACGCACGTGATTCTTATATGAGCTAAATATATTAATCACTCACTTTTTCCGGGCTGTAGAAGGCTGCGATGGCGTTTATAGAGGTGGCAGCAGTAAGGGTGTGAAAGTATGGAAATAGTGAAGGAAATAACATAGCAAATAAGCCTGACCATAAACAAACACGAATATCCGCTGCTCAATATATAAAACTGCAAATAACACACATAAAGTGCATCGTCTCCCGAGTCTCACTCGGGGCAATCAAGGGTGGGAAGGAGGaacacaaaagagaaaaagaaaataaacattgaaacttgaCATGCACTCCACAACATCATACAACAGCCAACACTAAATCCGCAACCTAAGATGCACCGGAGCTCGATGATACCCCCACAGCTTTCAACATATGAGGCAGGCAGCTGCAAATCACTGCAACGGTGGAAGCAAATTCGCATCATGAACAAGCCTAATTCGATATCAAGTAACAGAACTGCATTTAAACGAGTGATGATAGTTACCTGCTGTTGCTGTTGATATGCACCGGGCTGCTGGTAGTTTCCATATCCAGCAGCATAGCCTCCGTAATACAGGGCAGGGTCTTGGGCAGGAGGAGGTGCATATGAATACGCATCGTATCCTTGCGGATATCCATAAAATCCAGCACCACCAGCGCCATTCCACTGTGCTTGATCTGGCTGGTTCTGAACCAATCCAATCAATCAACAGATGGTTAATACAAAGTATGTAGAACAGTAAAATGTCGAAAAACAATAAGGTCGCAAATAAAAACCTGTTTGCTTGTAGGACTGCGGCCCCATGAAAGCCGAATACTTTGTCCTCCTAATTGTGTTCCATTCAACGATCCCAATGCTTGCTCCGCACAAGACCTGAAGCAGTGTACATGCAGACGACAAACATGCATATGATAAGTATTTTACAAGGAAAGAAAGAGCAAGAGCATCAAGGAAACTTATATCAAGACTACCAATAGTGCTGAGCTGTTACCTGTTAGCAAATTGAACAAAACCACAACGCTTGCCTACTGGTATCTTCACATGAACAAGCTCACCAAACTGGCTAAAAACTTGCCTCAACATGTCATCATTCACACTGGGATCCAGACCCCCAACAAATATCTGCACTCGAAAGTTTCAGGAGTTACTATCATGTAGCAAGAAATGTACAATGCCAACATTAGAACAAACTACGCACTGTTGTATTATTTGGATCAGCTTCGCCTGGATTTCCTTGAGTACTTGGATATGAAGCTGCAAATAACAAACACATGAGCACTAATTTATGCGAGCTAGTATTAGTAGCACGGATAAAGTTTTCCACACATTCAAAGAACTGATGGTTCAGTTTACACCATGCTATTATGGTTCTAAAACTCAAAATCTAAAATTGAATCAGTTTGTCAAGTTGACATGTCAAACAGAACTGTGTGCAAACTTCCATGCAAATTTTCTATACATTAATAATACGCTCATTTGTCTAAAGGTCTATGTCCTCCTACTTCAAACAGGCAATGTTTAACGAAGCATTCCATTTAACTGTTATGGTTAGCATATTACATAATGCACCGACCAACTGACATTCACCTCCCAACACTACCAATTtgattttctaacaaaaaaggatttttattttcacaagAAACAATGAACATCATAATTATCAAGAGGTCAAAGCAGAAAGGCAATTGGAATATCAAACATAATAAATTACATAAGTAGATactaaaaaaatgaagaaacaaaaaaacaatcTAAACACTCAATTGAACAGATTTCTCAAAATCTATTCAAAGAGTTAGACAGATCAAGTAGACTCCATCCCATAGAAGTCTAAATAAAAGAGTGCTTCATAAATCTATTCCTGATACAATATTGGAATCCCACTTTACCACAAATTACAAAGTGGCACTTCTACCTAAAACACAGCAAAGAGAGGCAGACGATAAGATGCAACCATATAAGCAGctcacaaaaaattaaaagggagCTTCTATTGACACTCTGAAATAAAAGTCATTATGGACTCCTCCCTAGTGAAAAGAAATAAGTAGTGCAGTGTCTTTTCTGGAGTGCTAATAACTATTCCCAAATTTAATGGTGTTTTCATTAGACATGTGCACTAGTGCATCAGCTTCAACTAATAGTTTAAGCATTTCATGCAGATTTATAATCTGACTTAAGATGAGGGCTGAAATTTGGGAACACATTCTATCCTATCAAACATAGAGAACATTGTGGAACTGATCCACAAAGAAAAAACACACTGGTTCTTCAACACAAGCGAAGTATTATAAGAAGGATATATAAACTTCGGAAATGGAGTAAATGTAAACCCGACTGCCAAATGGAATAAATGTAAACCCGACTGCCAAATGGAATAAATGTAAAGCTGACTGGCAAATGGAATAAAAGTAAAGCTGACTGGTAAATGGAATAAATGTAAAGCTGACTGGTAATGGAATAAATGTAAAGCTGACTGGAAAGGTAATTCTTGAGTAGCATTAAATGCCACGAGAAAAGAAGTAAGAAGCTTCTGACATAAACAAAATAACTGACCTAAAATGAGGCCACGCAATAATGTGGAATCATTTCATCTGAAATCAGTTCCAGGCCCTCCAAAATGAGAGCCTCTCGGTGTCCTGCTTTAAGACAACATGAGTTTTACATAAGTTTTTGCATGTTTTAACATAATTAAATGTGCCCAAGTTTACAAAGGAAAGTACTCGAAGGAAATGACTAAGTCCCGCCAATCTTCAACTGACTAATTAAAACGACGGCAAATTTAGAACACTTGTGAGAATGTCACCTCAAGAATAGAAATTAAAAGCCCTAGTGCAACTTACCAAACCATAGTTAACATAAGGTGCAAGATATTCATAAAGTAcaagaacaaaacaaacatCTAAGAAAAGTATCAACTGCAATGAAGTTGCAAATTCAGCTGCAGAAATATTCATATGGCTATTACAAACCATTATGCAATACTAACTAGAATACATACCTTTCTGATATTGCTGTCCACCACTGGCTGGTTTCTTAGTAGCCGCAGGCCCAATCCGCATGGGCCTAGTAGAACAAAATTGGCCGTTCATCTCAGTCATGGCTCGCAATTGCTCACCTTCATCAGCAAACCTAACAAAACCATATCCCTTAGATCGCCCTGTGGTCCTATCAGTTACAACCTTCGCACCCTTGACAGAGTGGTAATTTTGTCTAAATGTTTCTTGAAGCATGTAATCAGTCACATCAGCAGCCAAATCCCCGACAAAAACTGTAAAATCTGGACCATCATCCTGTCGTCTCTCGCCAGCACCTAGGGTTGCCCAATTCAGTCTGAAATTCTGCTCCGTGTTAGGCATAAGAGTTCCATTGTATGTCTGCAAGATCTGCTCAGCTGCAGCGCGAGACCTGAACTCAATAAAACCATAACCTTCTGGCAGACCTGTTAACTTGTTGCGGATAACCTTTGCATTCACAGCCTAcaaaaaactcacaaaaacaaaaaatgaatacAACATAATGGGGTCCGCAAACAAAGCACATGTACCAGAATTTAATAGCAAATATCAATAGGCATCTCAAACCCTAGAGCAACAATTGGTTGAAATCTTGACCAAAGCAACTAtagtttaatatttttatcgtagtgttttacaaaaataaaattttcagaaagtttcggttttttattttacatatcaCATCTAGaaccaaaccctaaatttcaaatttgaagtAGAACAACTTCAATCAAAACCAATCGACGTAAATTAATCGAAAGGAAATTCACATAAATTCAAACCCTAGATGTACCTACACACAGACACATACAAATAAATCCAAATAATCCTATGCGTGCGCGAGTATATACCTCTCCGGTGGGACCAAAGCAGCTGAGGATATAAGCCTCGTCCATCCACTGCAGCAAGTCACCGATCCAGAGGGAGCGGATCTCATCGGGGCCGGGATTCTGTGTGGTCGTGTACTGCTGAGGCGCCTGCTGGGGCCACCCAGCCTGCGCCGGAGGGGCTTGGCCCTGCTGCTGTGGCGGCATCATCATCCACTGCTGCGGCGGCTGCTGCTGGTACTGCTGCTGCGGATCGGACGGAATCTGTTGTGGTACCAATCCTCCTGATGGTTGCTGCATCATGGTGAAGAAAGGCGGGTGTTTACGTACGGCGATAAAGGCGTCCTCGTGGAGGAGGAGGGAGGACTGCGGCGCGGTTTGGGAAAACCGATAACCTGAATCCCGGATTGGGTCTGAGAAAGAAGGAGGGATATTTTTCGTGGTAGGGAGGGTTTATATAGACGGGATGTTGTGGTGCGACACGTGGCAAACGAATATTGGTTGGGTTGTGAATCCTACGGAACTGTGATAGATTGTTGACTATTGGGCCGGTGGGCCGGGCCTGGGCCTGAGCAGGactcaaaccctaatttctctTAAACCCTGATTCCCCATACCTCACAGCAAATCAAACCAGACTATCTCTGTTCTTCAATGGAAGGAAGGTCAGCCTCCGAAAATCAAGGTACGCATCCCCATGCACGCAAAGCTTTTAACTtgctgtttggttgccgagaaaatttGTGAAGTTATTTTCTTTGCTGTGTTTTCTTTTGAACTGCAGCTATGTTGTTTGAAGAAATGCCTAAACCTACAATTAAAGTAACCCACGAAGCTAAACTTAAGGAGCTACTGCATAATCTTAACTCTGTTGAAATCAAATTATGTTCTCATGCTACAAAAGAGTTCATTAAGTTGCTGAAAGGTGATAACGGAGGTGATTTGCTCCGTTATTATGTGAAGAATTCGGGTAAGTGCTCGGAGCTTCTCAGTGCTTGGAAGCTCCGGCGAGGGAAACCCGGAATGTTTtgtgtatttaaactaattgctgttgttttgagtcatccTGATGGGATGTATATGCCGAATGATGTGGAGAGGATGGGTATTAGCCGGGCATTGGATAAGTTTGCACGGTCGATTATTGAAGAACAGTTGCAGGATGTGTATAAGGAGTTGAATAGTAAAGAAGCAAAACGCCAAAAGGCGGCGCTTTTGCTTTTGGCTTCCATTGTGAGGCGTGGGTCGGGGTTGGCTTCTGAGGTTGCAAAGAATTTCGATTTCAAACTCCAGGGTTTTTTTAAGATGGGTGAATTTAAAAAGAAGCAGGGTGAGAAAAGAATGAAGCTGTCGTTGAGGAAGTCGTTTGTGGGATTCGCAAtgtcatttttggaggtggggACGCTGGGATTGCTGAGGTCGGTTATACGTCAGAAGGAAATGTACTCTGGTGTCCTTCGCGGGATTgggaatgatgatgatgaaactGTTATCTACGTTTTGTCCACGTTGAGGGACAGGATTCTTGTTGAAGAGTCATCAGTTTCCCCGAGTCTTCGGAGTGTTCTCTTTGGGAGTGTTACTTTGGAACAATTAGTTAACGTCTGTGCAAGGGAAAATGGTGGGCCTTCTGCGGAATTGGCATACAATGTTTTGGTTATGGTTTGTACCAATCCTAGTAATGGCTTGATGTCAGATTTGAAGAAACATCTGAAGGGTAATTCAAAGCGACTCGTGGATCTGATGAAGAAGCTTAAAGCAACTGAGATTGGCTACCACAGGGATCTTCTTTTGGCTATTGTTAGTGGAAGACCGTCTATTGGTGCAACATATATGGAAGAGTTCCCCTACAATCTTGAAGATTATTCATCACCTAACTGGTCAGATTTATTTATACCAGTGCATCATATTGTTTAATACTTAATTTTCAATGGTCCCCGTTTTCCTCTTTATTTGTGTGGAGATTGAAGCATTTGCAGGTTTTCTGTTGTTATTCTTGCAGCAAACTTGGTTTCTTCAGTGCGCAGCGGGCATGCCTTTGGTATCAATGACTCTCAGTCTCATAATCCAGCCATGTTTGACAATGTGGGTGTGCAGGATATCATGAAATGCTTGTATCCTCGTTCATTCAGCCGGTCTGCAATCAATAAGGGGCTGCTTCACTCTGATTTTCTAGTGAAGCATGGATCTTTAAGGCTTCTTTTAGAAGCACTGAAGTTGCTGGACTCGTTCCATGGTGTTTTAAACCATAGAGACCAAAGTTATtctgataatgagaaggtatacGTATTGGAGTCTTTCAAGCAAGAATTTCAAAATGAAGTTCGAAACTTGCTCCCTGATCATCAGGTTATGTTGACTCTACTTTCTTCTCTGAGTAGTCACTCCAAAAGTCAGCAGTTAAGCTTAAAGAGGACAGCTGAGTTGGAGAA is a genomic window containing:
- the LOC137716312 gene encoding polyadenylate-binding protein RBP45C-like — protein: MMQQPSGGLVPQQIPSDPQQQYQQQPPQQWMMMPPQQQGQAPPAQAGWPQQAPQQYTTTQNPGPDEIRSLWIGDLLQWMDEAYILSCFGPTGEAVNAKVIRNKLTGLPEGYGFIEFRSRAAAEQILQTYNGTLMPNTEQNFRLNWATLGAGERRQDDGPDFTVFVGDLAADVTDYMLQETFRQNYHSVKGAKVVTDRTTGRSKGYGFVRFADEGEQLRAMTEMNGQFCSTRPMRIGPAATKKPASGGQQYQKASYPSTQGNPGEADPNNTTIFVGGLDPSVNDDMLRQVFSQFGELVHVKIPVGKRCGFVQFANRSCAEQALGSLNGTQLGGQSIRLSWGRSPTSKQNQPDQAQWNGAGGAGFYGYPQGYDAYSYAPPPAQDPALYYGGYAAGYGNYQQPGAYQQQQQ